The Oncorhynchus nerka isolate Pitt River linkage group LG11, Oner_Uvic_2.0, whole genome shotgun sequence genome includes the window ggttcagcttgaggtggtgatccgtcatccacactgatatgtctgccagacatgcagagatgcgattcgccacctggtcgtcagaagggggaaaggagaagattaattgtgtgtcgtctgcatagcaatgataggagagaccatgtgaggttatgacagagccaagtgacttggtgtatagcgagaataggagagggcctagaacagagccctgggggacaccagtggtgagagcacgtggtgaggagacggattctcgccacgccacctggtaggagcgacctgtcaggtaggacgcaatccaagcgtgggccgcgccggagatgcccaactcggagagggtggagaggaggatctgatggttcacagtatcgaaggcagccgataggtctagaaggatgagagcagaggagagagagttagctttagcagtgcggagcgcctccgtgatacagagaagagcagtctcagttgaatgactagtcttgaaacctgactgatttggatcaagaaggtcattctgagagagatagcgggagagctggccaaggacggcacgttcaagagttttggagagaaaagaaagaagggatactggtctgtagttgttgacatcggagggatcgagtgtaggttttttcagaaggggtgcaactctcgctctcttgaagacgggagggacgtagccagcggtcagggatgagttgatgagcgaggtgaggtaagggagaaggtcaccggagatggtctggagaagagaggaggggatagggtcaagcgggcaggttgttgggcggccggccgtcacaagacgcgagatgtcatctggagagagaggggagaaagaggtcagagcacagggtagggcagtgtgagcagaaccagcggtgtcgtttgacttagcaaacgaggatcggatgtcgtcgatcttcttttcaaaatggttgacgaagtcatctgcagagagggaggagggggagggggaggaggattcaagagggaggagaaggtggcaaagagcttcctagggttagaggcagatgcttggaatttagagtggtagaaagtggctttagcagcagagacagaagaggaaaatgtagagaggagggagtgaaaggatgccaggtccgcagggaggcgagttttcttccatttccgctcggctgcccggagccctgttctgtgagctcgcaatgagtcgtcgagccacggagcgggaggggaggaccgagccggcctggaggataggggacatagagagtcaaaggatgcagaaagggaggagaggagggttgaggaggcagaatcaggagataggttggagaaggtttgagcagagggaagagatgataggatggaagaggagagagtagcgggggagagagagcgaaggttgggacggcgcgataccatccgagtaggggcagtgtgggaagtgttggatgagagcgagagggaaaaggatacaaggtagtggtcggagacttggaggggagttgcaatgaggttagtggaggaacagcatctagtaaagatgaggtcggcgtattgcctgccttgtgagtaggggggaaggtgagagggtgaggtcaaaagaggagaggagtggaaagaaggaggcagagaggaatgagtcaaaggtagacgtggggaggttaaagtcgcccagaactgtgagaggtgagccgtcctcaggaaaggagcttatcaaggcatcaagctcattgatgaactctccgagggaacctggagggcgataaatgataaggatgttaagcttgaaagggctggtaactgtgacagcattgaattcaaaggaggcgatagacagatgggtaaggggagaaggagagaatgaccacttgggagagatgaggatcccggtgccaccaccccgctgaccagaagctctcggggtgtgcgagagcacgtgggcggacgaagagagcagtaggagtagcggtgttgtctgtggtgatccatgtttccgtcagagccaagaagtcgagggactggagggaggcataggctgagatgaactctgccttgttggccgcagatcggcagttccagaggctaccggagacctggaactccacgtgggtcgtgcgcgctgggaccaccagattagggtggccgcggccatgcggtgtggagcgtttgtatggtctgtgcagagaggagagaacagggatagacagacacatagttgacaggctagagaagaggctacgctaatgcagaggagattggaatgacaagttggactacacgtctcgaatgttcagaaagttaagcttacgtagcaagaatctaattgactaaaatgattaaaatgatacagtactgctgaggtaggctagctgcgttgttgacactaccctaatcaagtcgttccgttgagtgtgaagtttctacaatgctgcttttcggggctagctggctagctagcagtgttggttacgttacgttgcgttaggagaacgacaatagctggctagctaacctagaaaatcgctctagactacacaattatctttgaaacaaagacggctatgtagctagctatgtagctagctacgatcaaacaaatcacaccgttgggactgtaatgaaatgaaatgaaaatgtgatactacctgtggagcgaagcggaatgcgaccggaatgcgaaagttctattcagtagacgttggctggctattggctagctaggagtgtctcctacgttaaggacgacaaaatagctggctagctaacctcggtaaattaagataatcactctaagactacacactctaactacacaattatcttggatacgaagacagcaaagacaactatgtagctagctaatactacactaatcaagtcgttcagttgagtgtgatagttactacagtgctacggtagccggtgaacgtatgctagctggctagctgctaggcagataggaggacgacgaaatacgattaataacgcaattatcactctaagactccacactctaaactacacaattatcttggatacgaagacagcaaagacaactatgtagctagctaacactacactaatcaagtcgttcagttgagtgtgatagttactacagtgctacggtaacacacacacacacacacacacacacacacacacacacacacacacacacacacacacacacacacacacacacacacacacacacacacactctggacacacacacacactctggacacacacacacacacacaaagtaaatgtaattgctaaaatataattaagtatcaaaagtaaaagtattaatCATTTCAAatttcttatattaagcaaatcagacggcaccattttcttgttttttaaatttacggatagcaaggggcacactccaacacttagacagaatttacaaataaagcatttgtgtttagtgagtccgctaaatcagaggcattagggatgaccagggttgttctcttgataagtgtgtgaattggacccttgtcctgtcctcctaagcattcaaaatggaaTGAGTAGTTTTGAGTGTCATGGAAaatgtagtgaatgtagtgaagtaaaacaaAAAGTTGTCAAAACTACAAGCAGTATAGTAAAGTacatatatataaaaatacaACTTAAAACTTGTAACGTTCAtcctcttcttctgacgaggagttagagaggtcggaccaatgtgcagcgtggtaagtgtccataacgatACTTTATTTACATGAACACTAAACTACAAAATAACCACGTGAAATACcgaaacaaacgaaacagtcccatgtggcacaaacactgacacggaaaataTTCACCCaccactcaaaagtgaaaccaggctacttaagtatggttctcaatgagggacaacgattgacagctgcctctgattgagaaccataccaggccaaacacagaaatcccaaaacatagaaaaaggaacatagacaacccacccaactcacgccctgacgatactaaaacaaagacataacaaaagaactaaggtcagaacgtgacaaaacttcttcgggatcggtgtcccgtccactggacagttgagctaatgtaggaTAATGCAagtagcatgaggttgtaagtaacaagaacaatTCCCAGGAGATAGACATATCTTATATTGgcgaaagcttaaattcttgttaatctgaCGGCACTGTCTAatgtacagtagctattacagtgaaagaatgccatgctattgtttgaggagagcgcaCAATTTTTAACATGAAAAGTTTTTAAGAagcaaattaggcacatttaggcagtcttgatacaaaatttggaacagaaatgcaatggttcattggatcagtctaaaactttgcacatacactgctgccatttaGTGGTCAAAATCTAAATTGTACCTGGGCTggcataatacattatggcctttctcttaaatttcaaagatgatggtacaaaagacATACAAGagaacggttgtttttttctttctattatattttaccagatatattgtgttacattctcctacattcctttcacatttccacaaactcctTTCAAATGGTAAACACTCCAAAACAAAAGTCTCTTTGAACTATTAGGATGTAGCCAGCCACAGATTCCTCACTCCCTCTCATCAAGGCTGGCTCTCGTTATAACGAAAGCTACAATAAAAATAggcctcttatctctctctcccacagtgcACCCACTGTGAGcctagggagaggggggggggggggggggtacgttTTTTGAAAAATGTGATTGTggggaacaggaagaggcacatgGTTCTCATTTTCAATTGCAAAACAAAAATGTGTGAGCTCATCAACAGGGATCATAATGTATAGAAGAGACTTGGAGAAGAAGAATCTTGCGTGGTGGTAATGAACTTGGAAACCTACATTAGAATGTTGGGTAGTACCAAAAGGGCGggctacattatattatatacatattatataggGCTACTTAAGACATTAGCTTTATATAAGAGGGTTCAAGTACCGTATTACTGAACATCGAATGATGGACTCACCGTTTGCCTTTATCTGTTATATATAAGGATGTATTAGTGTTTGATGCAATTAGTGATGATAGCTAATGATGTGTTTCTGcatatgtctttgtgtgtgagtgtgtgtgtggtctccagGTGTAAAAAGGCCAGCTTCCCCAGGGATCTTCCAAACATCTCCCTTATCTTTATCTTTGTCAACGAGGCGTTGTCAGTAATCCTCCGCTCGGTCCACTCAGCTGTCAATCACACACCGGCTCACCTCCTCAAAGAGATCATCTTGGTGGACGACTACAGCGATGATGGTGAGGAGAAATATACATGCACGCACTCACATTTTGGTGAAGAAATGGTAATGGTAAGAACATACACACATccaatatacactactgttcaaaagtttgtggtcacttagaaatgtccttgtttttgaaagaaaagcttttttttgtccattaaaataacataacattgacataacataacattgatcagaaatacagtgtagatattgttcatgttgtaaataactattgtagctggaaatggcagatgttttattttttatatagacgcacagaggcctattatcagcaacctTCATGTCATGGTTGTCATAAGaacgggaccaaggcgcagcggatattgagttccacatatttatttcaaAAGTGAAACATAAGCCAAAATAATAAATCCAATAGACGAAGTGACTCCGTGGTGCACaaacacaaaataatatcccacaaacacagttgggaaaaatatatacttaaatatgatccccaattagagacaacgattaccagctgcctttaattgggaatcatacaaaacactaatatagaaaatataaactacaatgccccctagtcacgccctgacctactacaccatagagaaacaagggctctctatgttcagggcgtgacacatcactcctgtgttccaatggcacgttgtgttaggtaatccaagtttatcattttaaaagtctagttgatcattagaaaaccattttgcaattatgttagcacagctgaaaatgtttgtcctgattaaagaagcaataaaactggccttctttagactagttgagtatctggagcattagcatttgtgggtttgattacaggctcaaaatgtccagaaacaaataactttctttgAAACTCGTCagcctattcttgttctgagaactgaaggctattccatgtgagaaactgaagatctcgtacaacgctgtgtactactcccttcacagaacagcgcaaactggctctaatcagaatagaaagaggagtgggaggccctggtgcacaactgagcaagaggacaaatacattagaatgtctagtttgagaaacagatgtctcacaagtcctcaactggcagcttctttaaatagtacctgcaaaacaccagtctcaatgtcaacagtgaagtggcgactccgggatgctttggtttaaaaaacaaggacatttctaagtgaccccaaacttttgaacagtagtgtacattgATACATATTCATATGATGTACAATTTGTTTATGCATTTAATGTAGTGATATTATAAATGATATTATATTCTATGCTTTATAAAGACATCCTTGTCCAACATGCTGTTTTGCTGCACGGACAGAACAGTCAAATCAAGGCAAGAGAACATGTCTGTTTGACAACATCCATCCAGGGAGGGGgacaggaagggaggagagggacagttgTGAAGAAAGTAAgcaatgggcagagagagaggtggttagagagaggaagacagagacaaTGAAAGGTGCAAATaggaatgaagagggagagatgtgggtagaaggagagagtgaaaggTTGGAAGAGAATTTAGTACAAagtgaggggcagagagggaaagagaaaaaggAGATATTGACTGGTCAATTTCCCCAATGTTCCTGGCACGGCGGGATGGCATAGGGCCAGCAATCCATCATGGAGGGGGAAAAAGAAGCTATTGCAGTGGTTGAGATGGAGAGGCATGCAAATAAATAACACACACCCTCTTACTGTCTGCATAACTCTTCTCCACTCAGCCACACATCCACTGCACACCCGCCTGCACATTTAGAAGGGTGCAATTGTGGCCTGCAATTCGGGGGATTCCTGCATGTGGGCATTCCTGCATCTGCAGGTACCCCTTTTTATACTTCTATTTGTAAATGTTTAAGCTAGGACATGCGGGAGGCAACCGTAACTTGCTAGCCTTACACCGGTAGACAGTGTCCTTCGTCCCGACCTGTTGGGCACTGTTTTCCCGCAGTTCAGTTAACGGCGAGGGCAGGTGTTCGGCAGATGGGAGCAAAGAACAATGTGTGCTAGCTTAGCCAGCTAGTCCGGTACACAGCAGGCAGGAGGCGGGGGTGACACTGtgtgctagctaactagcaagaTAGCACGCAGTGTCACTAACTCacaagctagctagttagctagcatacagtcccccccccccccccatcctcccaCCTGCTGTTCTAGCAGTAGGCGGTGGGATACTCCGGTAGAGAGTGTCCTTCGACCCCCTCGGGCACTGTTTTCTCAGCAGGCGGGAGGCTGGGGCGACACTTTGTGCTAGCAAGCTAGCACACAGTGTTTCTAACAAGCTAGCTAGTTAGGGCTGCCACCTGTCGGGCACTGTTTTCCCGCAGTTCTGTTAATGACAGTGAGGGCAGGTGTTCGGCAGGTGGGAGCAAAGGATACTGTCTACAGGTGTCACTCCAGCTATCTAGCCAGGAGGACTCCGGGAGATGATGTGGGTAAAAAAACATGTCGTGCTGGCTCATGCAGGAACCAATGGCCTGCTGAGCACATCCACCAGTGTTTCTGTGAGAGGAGTGGGGGTTCTGAGAGTGTGTTCAGGTGGGATAAACTGATCAGTTGTGCAAGAGAAAAAAGATAGAACACAAGCCATAGCTCAGGAAACACCCAACTCCCCCTGGTGTTGTTGTGAGACTGTTAGAAAGCACTGGAGTGCTGGGGCACATGAAAACAGATgaatttcctctctgtctgtctgtgtgtgtgtgtgtgtgtgtgctcacatgCACTTGAGTGTTTTTCTGAAAGTGTTTGTGGGTgtgcttctgtgtgtgtctgcatgcataTGTTTGTCTGTGGGTATAGCTTTGATTAGTTGTATTTGGTTGTGTCCTAGAACAACTGAAAGGGCCATTGGAGGATTATGTAAACAAGCGTTACCCAGGCCTGGTGAAAATGGTGAGGAACCAGAAGCGTGAGGGACTGATTCGTGCCCGCATCGAGGGCTGGAAGGCAGCCAGTGGCGAGGTGACTGGATTCTTCGATGCCCACGTTGAGTTCACACCCTCCTGGTGAGTGTATGTGTGGGTTTCAACTTGAACTTTGAGTTGTTGGGATCGATGGTTTAACAAACTTTGTCTTAAAGGGTGGATCAGAAGGAATACTTGAATTTAGCAGTTGGTCACGCAGCAATGTGAGATTTTCCAGCTGAAGGAATTGCATACTACTACTAACCATCTAGCCATCTAGCATACTGTATCTCCATGACCATATTTGTGATGAAAGTCTAAAGAAGTGAATTGCCATAAGATTTTATGAAATGACGGTTTTAAAAGTATGCCTAGTATTCAAGTACTGTCACAGGTTTGGTATGTTCTTTATGTACACACTAgagttgaccagggcccacagaaCTACCCACTACACAGGGAGCTGCTTCTCCCTATGGAGTCGCAACCCTTTGAGTCAACTCAAAAATAAGAACTTATAAACCTAGCTCAGAAGAACTAGGGGGACTGACTTGGAGGcatagggaggaagaggggagggagaagagagaagatctTAAGAAACCTCCAACCCCATCTAGCAATCTCTCTATGTCAGGGCTGAGCCGGTTCTGACCAGAATCAAAGAGGACCACAAGAGAATCATCCTGCCCTCCATCGATAACATCAAGCATGAGACGTTTGAGCTGGAGCGCTACGAGAACTCTGGCCATGGCTACAACTGGGAGCTGTGGTGCATGTACATCAACCCCCCCAAACAGTGGTGGGATGACGGGGACACCTCCGCACCCATTAGGTAGGCTACAAACACACTGACACGCATATGCACACAGGAACGGgcatgcgtacacacacacacggcaacgcatatgcacacacacaggcacacctgcacgcgcacacacacacaactaaattAACACTTGCATTTAGAGAACCCAAttgacaaaatgaggaaaacagAATCCCCTTCTTTCCCCCCGCAGAACTCCTGCAATGATTGGTTGCTCCTTTGTGGTGAACCGGGACTACTTTGGGCACTTGGGGCTGCTGGACTCTGGCATGGACGTCTACGGAGGAGAGAACATCGAACTGGGGATCAAGGTTTGTGTGGCACCCATTTTTCTGTGAAGGCTGAGCAtaattgggccctggtcaaaagtagtgcactataaagggaatatggtgccatttgggatgcaatcatCGTATGTTAGGGTGGCGAGAGGCAGGGTGACTAGTGTGTGAATAGTGCATTCTGTATTTGTTGTGTGTCTTGTCCTATTTCAGCAAGTACGCAATTGTGGTTCTCTGAGTAGAGCTAAGCATTGCCTTCTTATTCGTGTTAGTCCTTCAGAACATTTGTTGTGTGTGAAGGTATGTGTTCTGTTCTCATAATATTTTCTCCACCAACATGCACTACCAGGTGTGGCTGTGTGGGGGCAGTATGGAGGTGCTGCCCTGCTCCAGGGTGGCTCACATTGCCAGGATGAAGAAGCCCTACCACAGCAACATAGCCTCCAGCACGCGGCGTAATGCCCTGCGCGTGGCCGAGGTCTGGATGGACCAGTTTAAGTCGCATGTCTACCTGGCTTGGAACATCCCAATGGAGGTGAGTTGCCCCTAAATACTGATTTAAAGTCTGtatttttttctgttttttgGGGCATATGCAAATGTATGTTCAGATGGAACTCTAGGTCAGGGAGTCGGATGAAGTTGATCTATGACCAGTTTTGAGTACATAAATGCAGATAAAACGCCTATACCCCTACCTAGATTTTCAGTAGTCTATTAAAAATGAATCTATTCATTATCCTAACTacattatacagtatatgtacacCATACGTTTCATTGCTAATGTTACATATTTGTAATTGTGACTGTGTCTCAAATAGCACCCCATTCcccatataatgcactacttttgaccagagctctatgaggTTAGCCTCACGAGCCACCTGGAATTCAGTGCAGCGAACCATTATTGTAAGCTTGCGAGATCAGGATGGCTCGCGAGGCTACattggggtgccatttggaacacaatcTGTAATCAACCACTCCCTGTTCCAGAACCATGGGATAGACTATGGAGACATCTCTCAGAGGGTAGCATTGAGGAAATCTCTGCAATGTAAGAACTTTGAGTGGTACCTGGACAACGTCTATCCAGAGATGAGGAGGTACAACAACACCGTCTTTTACGGGGAGGTGAGTCTGACTGATGACAGAGTCTACACAAAGTTTTTCTAAACACTCATCGAACACTCATAAGATGCTTTTTGCAGCCAAGTAGCTTTCTCCATTCATAAACATTTTCCTACCTGTTCTcgctttgtctttctctctttctctctctatcccctccacccctctctttctctctctctcttgctctttccctGTAGATTCGTAGTAGCAAAGCGACCCATCTGTGTATGGACCAGGGAGAGAAGGTGAACCACACAGCCACCCTGCACCCCTGTCACGGAATGGGACCCCAGGTAACCTATTATACTAgtatatgtcccaaatggcaccttattccctacttAGCACACTatttataggaaatagggtgctatttgggacatatTCTAGGTTCACCGGAGATGCACTGTGCCTGCAAGCTGTGAGAGCAAAATCAGCAGGGAAACGTTTTTATACCATGCATTTTTCTTTTATACCagaatgtgttttttttaaaccaaatGACATGATGTGGTTCATACACAAACATAGACAAAACTACCAGAATGTAGCCCTTTGCCCCTGTGACATACAAATGTAGCAGATATCATGACTGGTTCTACAGTCAAAACAGTATCAAAATCATATTATGTTAATGCTTTAGAGTTTTTTAAAGATCCACTTTGAATGAGAGCAGATATGATATCATATCACAAATCATTTCAATTAATTTCAAAGAATAGAAACTATTTACCATACACCACTTACTTAATTTTGTCTGCCTGTGCCTCTCTCCTACCAGTTGGAACACCAAAGAGGGTCAGTTCTTCCTGGGTGCTCTGGCCAGTACAGGGGAGAACACATATAGTTGTTGTTGATAGCCTTTGACCAGCCATTCACAGTAGTGTCTCCCTGTTCCTTTAGTTGGGTCGGTACACCAAGGAGGGACAGTTTTTCCTCGGTGCTCTGGGCAGTACAGGGGAGGAAACACGCTGTCTGATGGACGATCAGGTCTCCAATTTTCCTCAGCTCCTCAACTGTGACAAAGTCTCCAACACCAGGCTGACCACATGGCACTTCTCTCAGGTCAGACTCATGTTGacatagttttttttatttttaactgtGGCTCATTATTTCCAATTAAGTTGCTCTTATACCGTGTTACTTACTTACTTATTTACTTACTTACTCGTCTTTGTGCACAGGGccgcaacaagcccctgccaTGCCAGACCTGTGTAGGCTAAccctgtgtagtaacactgtaatATAACCACATTGTATGGTCCTGTGCAGGCTAAccctgtgtagtaacactgtaatatactgtaaccacatTGTATGGTCCTGTGCAGGCTAAccctgtgtagtaacactgtaatATAACCACATTGTATGGTCCTGTGCAGGCTAAccctgtgtagtaacactgtaatATAACCACATTGTATGGTCCTGTGCAGGCTAAccctgtgtagtaacactgtaatATAACCACATTGTATGGTCCTGTGCAGGCTAAccctgtgtagtaacactgtaatATAACCACATTGTATGGTCCTGTGCAGGCTAAccctgtgtagtaacactgtaatatactgtaaccacatTGTATGGTCCTGTGCAGGCTAAccctgtgtagtaacactgtaatATAACCACATTGTA containing:
- the galnt17 gene encoding polypeptide N-acetylgalactosaminyltransferase 17, which encodes MAFVFRRWRVLLVLNVIAVAGFMTLWTKCTHNRVTKTIGQDDVKRQSRSNGTAQGLSISHEVLLKRLGSLEDVVYRQLNGLSKSLGLIEGFGGRGKGGLPATLATKEEDDAKVLREKYGYNAYLSQKISLDRSIPDYRPSKCKKASFPRDLPNISLIFIFVNEALSVILRSVHSAVNHTPAHLLKEIILVDDYSDDEQLKGPLEDYVNKRYPGLVKMVRNQKREGLIRARIEGWKAASGEVTGFFDAHVEFTPSWAEPVLTRIKEDHKRIILPSIDNIKHETFELERYENSGHGYNWELWCMYINPPKQWWDDGDTSAPIRTPAMIGCSFVVNRDYFGHLGLLDSGMDVYGGENIELGIKVWLCGGSMEVLPCSRVAHIARMKKPYHSNIASSTRRNALRVAEVWMDQFKSHVYLAWNIPMENHGIDYGDISQRVALRKSLQCKNFEWYLDNVYPEMRRYNNTVFYGEIRSSKATHLCMDQGEKVNHTATLHPCHGMGPQLGRYTKEGQFFLGALGSTGEETRCLMDDQVSNFPQLLNCDKVSNTRLTTWHFSQNDSIINRATGRCLEVIQANAYFGHSLVLQTCSGQKWNIKNTMKQ